A window from Pagrus major chromosome 4, Pma_NU_1.0 encodes these proteins:
- the mthfsd gene encoding methenyltetrahydrofolate synthase domain-containing protein isoform X3, whose protein sequence is MEPVILIKPGASKWDIRQKVWDYIEEKNLANFPRPVHNRIPNFKGAIQACNKLVDLQEFKSSQTVKVNPDRPQQQARFVTLEAQKTLLVPTPRLRTGLFNKITPPQGANKEQLRICSSSQGVKDFSVPVGLDAKVKVDLVVVGSVAVSEKGFRIGKGEGFADMEYGMMASMGAVNESTVVVSIVHDCQVLDIPEELMDSHDLSVDYILTPTRLIKTNCQLPKPQGIIWTKLDTEKLERIPILKKLRALEEQAGKDVTLGAVPVAAEPGLQMGQPRGQTRRRPRQNTRQDPEGESKQERRVESEQKTRQRPARVRKESRGDGAGGKEGEISERGRGRRGGNMKERGTEEGGGEGSQRKLPLSVTTVYLGGIPAGLRVSELKTALREREAGPLRLTWQGAQHRAFLDYSDPQAAEQALEALQGLNLNGHSLQAELAKSQRGGRRSGQSNRRPRQATAPKTKTAPDTKSDGDDEMSEQ, encoded by the exons ATGGAGCCTGTTATATTAATAAAACCTG gAGCGTCGAAATGGGACATCCGCCAGAAAGTTTGGGACTACATCGAGGAGAAAAATCTGGCAAACTTCCCACGGCCTGTTCACAACAGAATCCCCAATTTCAAG GGTGCAATTCAAGCATGCAACAAGCTAGTGGACCTGCAGGAGTTCAAGTCCAGCCAGACAGTCAAAGTAAACCCAGACAGACCCCAGCAGCAGGCACGCTTTGTCACCCTGGAA gCACAGAAAACTTTGTTGGTCCCAACTCCTCGTCTTCGCACCGGCCTTTTCAATAAAATTACTCCTCCACAGGGGGCCAACAAAGAACAGCTACGCATATGCTCCTCCTCTCAG GGTGTGAAAGACTTCAGTGTGCCTGTTGGACTGGATGCGAAGGTCAAGGTAGACCTGGTGGTGGTTGGGTCTGTGGCAGTTTCAGAGAAAG GCTTTCGGATTGGAAAAGGAGAGGGCTTTGCTGACATGGAGTATGGCATGATGGCTTCAATGGGAGCTGTGAATGAGTCTACTGTGGTGGTTTCTATTGTCCATGACTGTCAG GTGCTGGACATTCCAGAGGAGTTAATGGATAGTCATGACCTGAGTGTGGACTACATCCTCACACCCACCAGACTCATTAAAACAAACTGCCAGCTGCCCAAACCGCAGGGAATCATCTGGACTAag TTGGACACTGAAAAGCTGGAGAGGATCCCCATCCTGAAGAAGCTGCGTGCTCTGGAGGAGCAGGCTGGAAAGGATGTAACACTGGGGGCAGTGCCTGTTGCAGCAGAGCCCGGTTTGCAGATGGGTCAACCCAGAGGGCAAACCAGACGGAGGCCACGGCAAAACACACGGCAGGATCCTGAGGGGGAATCCAAACAGGAGAGAAGAGTAGAGTCAGAACAGAAAACCAGACAGCGCCCGGCTAGAGTGAGGAAAGAAAGCAGAGGAGATGGTGCGGGAGGTAAAGAGGGAGAAATCAGCgagagaggaaggggaagaagaggagggaacATGAAGGAAAGGGGCACAGAGGAGGGTGGCGGTGAGGGTTCTCAACGTAAGCTCCCTCTGAGTGTGACCACAGTTTACCTGGGGGGTATCCCTGCCGGGCTGCGTGTCAGCGAGCTGAAAACTGCcctcagagagagggaggccgGCCCGCTCAGGCTCACCTGGCAGGGAGCTCAACACAGGGCCTTCCTGGACTACAGCgaccctcaggctgcagagcagGCCCTGGAGGCTCTGCAGGGTCTCAATCTGAATGGTCACAGTCTGCAGGCTGAGCTGGCCAAGAGCCAGCGGGGAGGCAGGAGGTCCGGACAGTCCAACAGGAGACCGAGACAAGCAACAGCTCCCAAAACCAAAACGGCACCAGATACTAAGAGTGACGGCGATGATGAAATGAGTGAGCAGTAA
- the mthfsd gene encoding methenyltetrahydrofolate synthase domain-containing protein isoform X2, which yields MEPVILIKPGASKWDIRQKVWDYIEEKNLANFPRPVHNRIPNFKGAFTACAKVSELQVFTHTAEVKVDPDKPLEGARLAVLQAQKTLLVPTPRLRTGLFNKITPPQGANKEQLRICSSSQGVKDFSVPVGLDAKVKVDLVVVGSVAVSEKGFRIGKGEGFADMEYGMMASMGAVNESTVVVSIVHDCQVLDIPEELMDSHDLSVDYILTPTRLIKTNCQLPKPQGIIWTKLDTEKLERIPILKKLRALEEQAGKDVTLGAVPVAAEPGLQMGQPRGQTRRRPRQNTRQDPEGESKQERRVESEQKTRQRPARVRKESRGDGAGGKEGEISERGRGRRGGNMKERGTEEGGGEGSQRKLPLSVTTVYLGGIPAGLRVSELKTALREREAGPLRLTWQGAQHRAFLDYSDPQAAEQALEALQGLNLNGHSLQAELAKSQRGGRRSGQSNRRPRQATAPKTKTAPDTKSDGDDEMSEQ from the exons ATGGAGCCTGTTATATTAATAAAACCTG gAGCGTCGAAATGGGACATCCGCCAGAAAGTTTGGGACTACATCGAGGAGAAAAATCTGGCAAACTTCCCACGGCCTGTTCACAACAGAATCCCCAATTTCAAG GGTGCGTTCACAGCCTGTGCCAAGGTGTCTGAGCTGCAGGTGTTCACCCACACAGCTGAGGTGAAGGTGGATCCTGATAAGCCTCTGGAGGGTGCCCGGCTGGCGGTGCTGCAG gCACAGAAAACTTTGTTGGTCCCAACTCCTCGTCTTCGCACCGGCCTTTTCAATAAAATTACTCCTCCACAGGGGGCCAACAAAGAACAGCTACGCATATGCTCCTCCTCTCAG GGTGTGAAAGACTTCAGTGTGCCTGTTGGACTGGATGCGAAGGTCAAGGTAGACCTGGTGGTGGTTGGGTCTGTGGCAGTTTCAGAGAAAG GCTTTCGGATTGGAAAAGGAGAGGGCTTTGCTGACATGGAGTATGGCATGATGGCTTCAATGGGAGCTGTGAATGAGTCTACTGTGGTGGTTTCTATTGTCCATGACTGTCAG GTGCTGGACATTCCAGAGGAGTTAATGGATAGTCATGACCTGAGTGTGGACTACATCCTCACACCCACCAGACTCATTAAAACAAACTGCCAGCTGCCCAAACCGCAGGGAATCATCTGGACTAag TTGGACACTGAAAAGCTGGAGAGGATCCCCATCCTGAAGAAGCTGCGTGCTCTGGAGGAGCAGGCTGGAAAGGATGTAACACTGGGGGCAGTGCCTGTTGCAGCAGAGCCCGGTTTGCAGATGGGTCAACCCAGAGGGCAAACCAGACGGAGGCCACGGCAAAACACACGGCAGGATCCTGAGGGGGAATCCAAACAGGAGAGAAGAGTAGAGTCAGAACAGAAAACCAGACAGCGCCCGGCTAGAGTGAGGAAAGAAAGCAGAGGAGATGGTGCGGGAGGTAAAGAGGGAGAAATCAGCgagagaggaaggggaagaagaggagggaacATGAAGGAAAGGGGCACAGAGGAGGGTGGCGGTGAGGGTTCTCAACGTAAGCTCCCTCTGAGTGTGACCACAGTTTACCTGGGGGGTATCCCTGCCGGGCTGCGTGTCAGCGAGCTGAAAACTGCcctcagagagagggaggccgGCCCGCTCAGGCTCACCTGGCAGGGAGCTCAACACAGGGCCTTCCTGGACTACAGCgaccctcaggctgcagagcagGCCCTGGAGGCTCTGCAGGGTCTCAATCTGAATGGTCACAGTCTGCAGGCTGAGCTGGCCAAGAGCCAGCGGGGAGGCAGGAGGTCCGGACAGTCCAACAGGAGACCGAGACAAGCAACAGCTCCCAAAACCAAAACGGCACCAGATACTAAGAGTGACGGCGATGATGAAATGAGTGAGCAGTAA
- the mthfsd gene encoding methenyltetrahydrofolate synthase domain-containing protein isoform X1 has translation MVILSCASMRLFHCLLNGQGAIQACNKLVDLQEFKSSQTVKVNPDRPQQQARFVTLEAQKTLLVPTPRLRTGLFNKITPPQGANKEQLRICSSSQGVKDFSVPVGLDAKVKVDLVVVGSVAVSEKGFRIGKGEGFADMEYGMMASMGAVNESTVVVSIVHDCQVLDIPEELMDSHDLSVDYILTPTRLIKTNCQLPKPQGIIWTKLDTEKLERIPILKKLRALEEQAGKDVTLGAVPVAAEPGLQMGQPRGQTRRRPRQNTRQDPEGESKQERRVESEQKTRQRPARVRKESRGDGAGGKEGEISERGRGRRGGNMKERGTEEGGGEGSQRKLPLSVTTVYLGGIPAGLRVSELKTALREREAGPLRLTWQGAQHRAFLDYSDPQAAEQALEALQGLNLNGHSLQAELAKSQRGGRRSGQSNRRPRQATAPKTKTAPDTKSDGDDEMSEQ, from the exons ATGGTTATCCTGTCCTGTGCATCTATGCGTCTCTTTCACTGTTTACTTAATGGCCAGGGTGCAATTCAAGCATGCAACAAGCTAGTGGACCTGCAGGAGTTCAAGTCCAGCCAGACAGTCAAAGTAAACCCAGACAGACCCCAGCAGCAGGCACGCTTTGTCACCCTGGAA gCACAGAAAACTTTGTTGGTCCCAACTCCTCGTCTTCGCACCGGCCTTTTCAATAAAATTACTCCTCCACAGGGGGCCAACAAAGAACAGCTACGCATATGCTCCTCCTCTCAG GGTGTGAAAGACTTCAGTGTGCCTGTTGGACTGGATGCGAAGGTCAAGGTAGACCTGGTGGTGGTTGGGTCTGTGGCAGTTTCAGAGAAAG GCTTTCGGATTGGAAAAGGAGAGGGCTTTGCTGACATGGAGTATGGCATGATGGCTTCAATGGGAGCTGTGAATGAGTCTACTGTGGTGGTTTCTATTGTCCATGACTGTCAG GTGCTGGACATTCCAGAGGAGTTAATGGATAGTCATGACCTGAGTGTGGACTACATCCTCACACCCACCAGACTCATTAAAACAAACTGCCAGCTGCCCAAACCGCAGGGAATCATCTGGACTAag TTGGACACTGAAAAGCTGGAGAGGATCCCCATCCTGAAGAAGCTGCGTGCTCTGGAGGAGCAGGCTGGAAAGGATGTAACACTGGGGGCAGTGCCTGTTGCAGCAGAGCCCGGTTTGCAGATGGGTCAACCCAGAGGGCAAACCAGACGGAGGCCACGGCAAAACACACGGCAGGATCCTGAGGGGGAATCCAAACAGGAGAGAAGAGTAGAGTCAGAACAGAAAACCAGACAGCGCCCGGCTAGAGTGAGGAAAGAAAGCAGAGGAGATGGTGCGGGAGGTAAAGAGGGAGAAATCAGCgagagaggaaggggaagaagaggagggaacATGAAGGAAAGGGGCACAGAGGAGGGTGGCGGTGAGGGTTCTCAACGTAAGCTCCCTCTGAGTGTGACCACAGTTTACCTGGGGGGTATCCCTGCCGGGCTGCGTGTCAGCGAGCTGAAAACTGCcctcagagagagggaggccgGCCCGCTCAGGCTCACCTGGCAGGGAGCTCAACACAGGGCCTTCCTGGACTACAGCgaccctcaggctgcagagcagGCCCTGGAGGCTCTGCAGGGTCTCAATCTGAATGGTCACAGTCTGCAGGCTGAGCTGGCCAAGAGCCAGCGGGGAGGCAGGAGGTCCGGACAGTCCAACAGGAGACCGAGACAAGCAACAGCTCCCAAAACCAAAACGGCACCAGATACTAAGAGTGACGGCGATGATGAAATGAGTGAGCAGTAA
- the foxf1 gene encoding forkhead box protein F1 gives MTAEVQQPPAQTPAQSSPMSAPEKPHGQTAVMETASSTTKTKKTNAGIRRPEKPPYSYIALIVMAIQSSPTKRLTLSEIYQFLQSRFPFFRGSYQGWKNSVRHNLSLNECFIKLPKGLGRPGKGHYWTIDPASEFMFEEGSFRRRPRGFRRKCQALKPMYSMMNGLGFNHIPESYNFQGSGGGLSCPPNSLSLDSGIGMMNGHLAGNMEGMGLSGHTMSHLSTNSGHSYMGSCTGSTGSDYPHHDNSASPLLTSGGVMEPHPVYSSSASAWAPAPSASLNNGASYIKQQPLSPCNPGANPLQPSLPTHSLDQSYLHQNGHSTTDLQGIPRYHSQSPSMCDRKEFVFSFNAMTSSAMHSPSSSSYYHHQQVAYQDIKPCVM, from the exons ATGACGGCAGAGGTCCAGCAGCCCCCAGCGCAGACTCCTGCTCAGAGCAGCCCGATGTCTGCTCCGGAGAAGCCGCACGGACAGACGGCGGTGATGGAAACCGCCTCTTCCACTACGAAAACCAAAAAGACAAACGCAGGGATCCGCAGACCCGAGAAGCCCCCGTATTCATACATCGCTTTAATAGTCATGGCTATCCAGAGCTCTCCAACCAAGCGCCTGACGCTGAGTGAAATATACCAGTTCCTACAGAGCCGCTTCCCGTTTTTCAGGGGCTCATACCAGGGATGGAAGAACTCCGTGCGTCACAACTTGTCCCTGAACGAGTGCTTCATAAAGCTGCCCAAGGGCCTCGGCCGGCCAGGGAAGGGCCACTACTGGACTATCGACCCGGCTAGTGAGTTTATGTTCGAGGAAGGCTCCTTCAGAAGGAGACCCAGGGGCTTCAGGCGCAAGTGCCAGGCGCTGAAGCCCATGTACAGCATGATGAACGGCCTGGGATTCAACCACATCCCCGAGTCCTACAACTTCCAGGGGAGCGGCGGGGGCCTGTCCTGTCCGCCCAACAGCCTGTCTCTGGACAGCGGGATTGGGATGATGAATGGACACTTGGCAGGTAACATGGAGGGGATGGGTCTGTCCGGGCACACCATGTCACACTTGTCGACCAACAGTGGACATTCCTACATGGGAAGTTGTACAGGATCCACTGGGAGTGATTATCCCCACCACGACAATTCCGCCTCCCCTCTGCTCACCAGCGGGGGAGTCATGGAGCCTCACCCCGTCTACTCGAGCTCAGCCTCGGCGTGGGCCCCGGCTCCCTCGGCCTCGCTCAATAACGGGGCCTCCTACATCAAGCAGCAGCCTCTGTCTCCTTGTAATCCAGGGGCGAACCCGCTGCAGCCGAGCCTGCCCACACATTCACTAGACCAGTCGTACCTGCACCAGAACGGGCACAGTACTACAGATTTACAAG GTATTCCTCGGTACCATTCCCAGTCTCCGAGCATGTGCGACCGAAAGGAGTTCGTCTTCTCCTTCAACGCCATGACGTCCTCGGCGATGCACTCACCGAGCAGCAGCTCCTACTACCACCACCAACAGGTCGCCTACCAGGACATCAAGCCCTGCGTCATGTGA